The Nodosilinea sp. FACHB-141 genome has a segment encoding these proteins:
- a CDS encoding ATP-dependent Clp protease proteolytic subunit, translating to MSLEIKAVQAPYGDATYRTPPPDLPSLLLKERIVYLGLPLFSGDDIKQQVGIDVTELIIAQLLFLQFDDPDKPIFFYINSTGTSWHDGNMIGYDTEAFAICDTMNYIKPPVHTICIGQAMGSAAVILAAGTKGYRASLPHARIVLNQPRSGAQGQATDIEIRAKEVLDNKRSMMSILAKSTGKTLEQVLRDSDRMFYMNPEEAKEYGIIDRVLSSRKELPVPAGAGL from the coding sequence ATGAGTTTAGAGATTAAAGCCGTGCAGGCACCGTATGGCGATGCGACGTACCGTACGCCGCCCCCAGATCTGCCCTCCTTGCTGCTCAAGGAGCGGATTGTGTATCTGGGCCTGCCCCTGTTTTCAGGGGATGACATCAAACAGCAGGTGGGTATTGACGTTACTGAGCTGATCATTGCTCAGCTGCTCTTCTTGCAGTTTGATGACCCCGACAAGCCCATCTTTTTCTACATCAACTCTACCGGCACCTCCTGGCACGACGGCAACATGATTGGCTACGACACCGAAGCCTTTGCCATCTGCGACACCATGAACTACATCAAGCCCCCAGTGCACACCATCTGCATTGGTCAGGCCATGGGGTCAGCGGCAGTGATTTTGGCGGCGGGCACTAAGGGCTATCGGGCTAGTCTGCCCCACGCTCGCATTGTGCTCAACCAGCCTCGCAGCGGTGCCCAGGGCCAAGCTACCGACATCGAAATTCGGGCTAAAGAAGTGCTCGACAACAAGCGCTCCATGATGAGCATTCTGGCTAAGAGCACCGGCAAAACCCTAGAGCAGGTGCTGCGCGATTCCGATCGCATGTTCTACATGAACCCAGAAGAAGCCAAGGAATACGGCATCATCGACCGGGTGCTGTCTAGCCGCAAAGAATTACCGGTGCCCGCCGGGGCAGGGCTTTAG
- a CDS encoding CsbD family protein has translation MSIEDRVKATAQNIEGKVQAAAGEITGDTRSKAEGHAKQAEAQATHAKEDVKDAMKKAID, from the coding sequence ATGTCTATTGAAGATCGCGTCAAGGCCACTGCTCAAAATATTGAGGGCAAAGTGCAGGCGGCTGCGGGTGAAATTACGGGCGATACCAGGAGCAAGGCCGAGGGGCATGCCAAGCAGGCCGAAGCCCAAGCTACCCACGCTAAAGAAGATGTGAAGGATGCGATGAAAAAAGCCATCGACTAA